ccAGAGAGCCAGCCGGCAGAATTcacaggaggaaaaagaaataaaagagtcGTGGGGAAAGGGTTGCCTGTAGGGTTGCCTCCAGCAAGGTGccgaaagagggaaagaaaggatgtCAGGTGAGTTAGGGGAATAGCAGCCCTCACCTATTTTGTATTCTGAACTTGGAATCTGGTATTTGGGTGTTTTTGATCCCGGATCTGGGTTTCAGAGAGGGGGGCGCATGAAAGAATCTAAGGTTGAGATGGGTCTTTGTGTCCtactccctccccctttccctctttGCTTTCTGAATCGTGAAGAAACGTCAGACGCTTTTAAAGTGTTACATCTAAAGTGAAATTgcacctctcctctctccctgggCAATGCTATCTCCCTTTCAGCCCTCCGAGTCAAATGAGTGACCCAGATACACCCCCTCAGATGACTTTCTGAGGTAAaactttgggaaaatatttttagccTGCTCATTATCTCTGTCTACCTAAGTGTGGGGAGAATAAGCCTCCTCAGAGGAGATCTGCTCAGGCTGCCCTCCCTCATCCTTTTCTGGAACATGAATTTGTACATCTGAGAGCTTTCCATTGTTTTTCAGTCCGACCGCTTTGATTCTCACcattttgttttacattcttACTCAAGACCAATTTTATCCCTTCCCCCTCGCTCCAGTCTCCTTACATTGTTAAACGTTTAAAATAATAGCACTCGTGTTGGTGGGGGAAGGGAGCAGGAAGCCaaaaaaactcatttcttctccctcccccttctgGCAAGTCTAGAGaaataatataacataatatatagATGTGATTCcttgaggtgggggtggggaatgatTGTGGGTGGTGCGGAAAATTCTGGTAGTTTCTTTGCAAAAGGTCTGAAAATACAAACCCACCCCCTGCGTGCAGTACGCATGTGCAGCAGACCTATTATGGAGGTTCgttgtgggggagggaggggaatttgagaaaaaataaatatatgtgtgagAGATTGATGGTGAGATTAGGAGAGAGGGGCGGGTGGGAGGCGAGGCTTTCGCGCAGGCTCCTCCCCCGGGCTTGAGCAGCCAggctccaccctccctccccgccTTCCCGAGATCTGAGCTGGGATGTGGGAGAGTCTGGGCTCCAGGCCAGCATTGAGTGGCTGCTGAGACAGAGGTTAGGACTTAGATTTGCTTTATTACCCTCCCTTGCCTCCCCTCGCCCGTTCTCCTTTGCCTTCCCCGCCGCGGACGTCCGTCCAAGTTCGGGAACCTCCTGctgcgcggggggggggggtagtgGAGTTCACAGGCTGTGCgggcccccacccccagctgggaGTGACCCAGGCCACTTTCCTGATCCTTCGCCAGTTGGCCTGCCCTTGCCACTGCCCCGGCAGCCTCCGTTTCCATGTTCGTGTTAACCCAAGTCCCTGGGGTTCAGGGGAGCCTGGCGTCCTCCTGACTTCCTACTACAGTTCCCCCTTCATCCCCCACCTCGGTTTTCACACCCTGGTCCTAGGCAGGCAGCCCCCTTTCACGTCCACAGCCAGTGCTAGAGTGTCCTCCTGGTTCAGCGCAAGAGGACACAGGTTGCCAGAGTTAGGAGAAAAAGTAGTGTGAAAGGAGGGAGGTGCCAGGAATTTGAGGGAATGGAAACCCAGGCCTCTGGTTGTTAATTGTGGCTAATTTTCCTTGCTGTTGAGGGAAAGAGGATTGTGTGTCCTAGAGCAAGGGTCTGGGCCAAACCCAGGCTTTCCCCTCCTGCAGCAGCTGCCTCTGCCTGGACAAGACAGGTCTGGCTGGTTAGTCTAGTGCTTAGGTGCCAGAGGCTAACAGGGGCCCAGTCTGTGTGGCATCAGTTTGTATGGCACATCGTCTTCCTGTTTAGGAGCAACACTGGCTCCCAAGCCTCAGCAGACTGGCAGGGGTCATGGAGTATAGGGTGGAGGAGACATCAGGGAAGAACCTGCCCAGGGCCACTTGACAGAGGCTTCTGGTGAGAGAGTCAGGGATCTTGACCTGCAGAAGCAGGTACAGGCTGACTCCTGGATTTGTGCCCGTGAGTGTGTGTACATTGGAGAACACAAATGCTGGGCATCTCTGTCTACCCATATCTTTGTTTCATTTGGACTCCTAGGTTGTCTGTATAGTGATGGATCAGGATGTCTGGAACAGAGAATAGAGGGGAAGAGTAAAATCAGGGGATAAAGGGTGCAGCCCCTGGGTTCTCAAGGGGAGCAAGAATATGGGAATAGATTTGGAAGCAGATTTCAAGTCATTAAGGGAATTCTGGAGATTTCCTCCTCTCTGGTTAGAATGCAGGCAGACACTATGATCCTGTGGGcaagaaatgaaaatgactgGCTGAGGATTTCTTTTCCTCTAGGACTATGTTGGGGTGACAAGATGCCGGTGATTATCCCAGGAAATGTAAATAGAGGCCTCCCTCTTGGCAAAAAGCATGTCAGCCCCCAGGGTGTTAGTGTGAGAACCCAGGTGTCCACCTTTGGCTCTCCCTTCTCAGCATCTGGCTTAGGGAGCTGCCAGCTTGTGTCTCCCCACTCCAAGTGCTGGGGTCAGGCCAGGCCAGCAGCTGGGCATGGCTTCCCCCAGTTCCTGGGCAGGATGCCAGCTGGCGAAGTgaggggaaggcaggaggagtCCTGGCGGCGACTGAAAGGACCTGCCACAGTCAGAGCCCGTGGCCTGGAGCCTGGTCCCTTGTTAgtaggaggggagagaagggagtggTTTGGCGTTCTTCCTTTCTGACCCCTGACCTCCCATTCAGAACCAGAGCATCCCAGAGTACTCAACACACTCTGTTTGCATCCAGTGAAAGGCAGCAAGGTTTGGAGGAGTTAATGCCCAGTTCCTAGAGAGTGGGACTGAGGCAGTGGGGAAGGGGGTGTGGAAGGGCCTTAGAGATTAGGAACCTAGAGGCTTATGTTTTCTGATGTTCTCTGCTCCAAAGATAAGGATGACATTCGGCTGCTGCCTTCAGCATTGGGTGTGAAGAAGAGAAAGCGAGGACccaagaaacagaaggaaaacaagCCAGGCAAACCCCGCAAACGCAAGAAACTTGTAAGTGACAGGGATTCCTAATTTTGTGGCAAGCCTCAGGGACCTTTCCCAgagaatcacattttcttttttcctgattatCCAGGTAGGGAGGTGTCCTGAAGTCAAGGAGGCTTGACCCCTTTCACACTCCCCCACACCCCATTACTTTGTATCTCTTGGATCTAGGACCCTAACCTCACTCTCTACAACCTGGTGAAGAGCCCGATAATTGTTGATGTGACTTGCCCTAACATCCAACAGAAGCAGTCTTGGAGGAAAACTGTATTGAGTTCAGACCCCTCTGTCTTCCTGGGCAATTTATTTagctccctgtgcctcagtttcttcatctgtaaagtggatcAATGAATCAGTTATTATACAATTGTTGTGGAGatggaaataaaatgtaatgtGCTAAGAACAGTTCTTGGCACATCGTAAGGatgaataaatgatatttttatttctctctctaggACAGTGAGGAAGAATTTGGCTCAGAGCGAGATGAGTACCGGGAGAAGTCAGAGAGTGGGGGTAGTGAATATGGAACTGGACCAGGTCGGAAAAGAAGACGGAAGCAccgagaaaaaaaggaaaagaagacaaagCGGAGGAAAAAGGGGGAGGGTGATGGGGGCCAAAAGGTGAGTAGGATTAGAGAGCAAGGGTGAGTAGTCAGCATTAGAGAGGCATATCTAACATCTGAGAAACAGGCATGAGCAGGAAGGGAATTCCCTGAGGCGTAGTCTGTGAGGGATAGGGTTGGACTAGAGAAGGGAGCAAGAAGCTGGTAGGTAAGTATTGAGGCATGTGTGGGGGCCCAGGAGAGAGCCCGGGGAGTGCCCACCTCACTGAAGTTCCCCCTACTCAGCAGGTGGAACAGAAGTCATCAGCAACTCTACTTCTGACCTGGGGCCTGGAGGATGTGGAGCATGTGTTCTCTGAGGAGGATTACCACACACTCACCAACTACAAAGCCTTCAGCCAGTTCATGAGGTGGGATGGAACTGGGAGTCCTCTTGAACAGACAATTTTAGGGAGGTCCTGAATCCCTCTGGAATTTGATCATTGCAAAGAAATTACTCTCCAGAGAAATTCTCAGCCCATGCTCACAAAATTTCACATCGTAATTTCAAGGCATTCTTGGACTCCTAAGTATCCCAGGATTCCAGTTAAGAATACTTCACTGAGGGGCGTGAGGGACAGAGATCATGATTCCAGTCCTAGGTTAGGGAACTGTCTAGCAACAGAATATAGTGAGTCTTTTCCTAGCCCAGCATTCCCATTTTCCCCTCTATGACTTCTTTAAACTCATTCTGGGAGATACCATCATTGTTTCAGAATTTCCCTTGGTCATTTATCGAGTCTCTGCATCTTCCTTAAGTCCCAGTAACAATGGAGAATGCTTTGCTGCCAGTGGGCCTAAGCTACAATGGCCTTCAAAGTATAGAATAGTCTTTTGGGGAAGGAGGCATTTTTAACAGAAATTATTATCCTGGAAGCAATTATGAGGTTCAGGCCCTGGTCTCATTTTGGGCAAGTAACTTAATTTATttgatcctcagtttcctcacctgtaaaataggaataataatggTTTTACTGACAGGAATCTGTGGATTTGATGGGATAGTGAGTACAAAGCCCAGTACATTTGGTATCTAGCCCCAGGATGTGTTAACTGATAGCTGTCTTTAGTAAAGTTTCACTTACCTTACTGCTAAAGATGGTGCTTTTGTTGTCACTCAGGGCCACATATGTCTTTACCAGAGCTTAACCACCCTATAGCAGAGCAGAACAATGTGGCCATCAGTGTTCCAGAAtttcctttgcttatttattaaaTCTTCATTTATCAGACTCCTTCCTACTGGAACCTTTTTTCAGGTTCCATGAGTTTAACTAGTATAATGCAGTGAATTATAGCAAGAATTAttgtgaaaatgaaatgagatgTTATATAAAAGTGTTTTAAACTGTGAAATAGTATACAGAAGTAAATCATTTGagtttatattattcttttttactttattctttttagcttctttttggctttgaaattttattttgcttttttcttactgtttttttaaacttcctttcacttatttattatttaaattgatttttttcttaatagattatatttttatcacCCAGAAATCCTACAGACTATTGATGAGGGAAGATGGCAGTATTCCTAGACCATCTGTGAAGGGTTTGAGTTCTGCTTCTATACTTACAGGCCCCTAATTGCTAAGAAGAATCCTAAGATCCCAATGTCTAAGATGATGACCATCCTTGGGGCCAAGTGGAGAGAGTTCAGCGCCAACAACCCCTTTAAGGGGTCAGCAGCTGCTGTGGctgcggcagcagcagcagcagcagcagctgtggCTGAGCAGGTGTCAGCTGCTGTCTCCTCAGCCACCCCCATAGCACCTTCTGGACCCCCTGCCCTTCCACCACCCCCTGCTGCTGATATCCAGCCCCCACCCATCCGAAGAGCCAAAACCAAAGAGGGCAAAGGTAGGAAATGCACTTATTCAACCACTGTCACTCCACCCTCCAAACTGCCTAGAACTCTTGCCTTCCCAGCCCCAGTTgctagaagaaaaacattttccagAAAGAGGGTCTTAGTGAAATCATAGCCCACAGAGTAATCCCCATGACCTTTGTTTACCAGGATGTGCTATGACTTCTGGTTTCTCTCTCCTCGTTTCTACCCTCATTCAGGTCCAGGCCATAAGAGGCGGAGTAAGAGCCCCCGAGTGCCTGATGGACGTAAGAAGCTTCGGGGAAAGAAGATGGCACCACTTAAAATCAAACTAGGGCTTCTTGGTGGCAAGAGGAAAAAGGGAGGCTCGGTGAGTGACCCCTTAGTTTCTGCTAAATACCTGGGCATCAAGGGCTAGGGTCCAGAGACAGGTCTACAAGGGAAGCTGGACCTGGGACCCCAAGGCCTGGGGAGGGGAGTGGAATTAAGTCTGCCTCACTGACAACCACCGGCAGTATGTTTTTCAGAGTGATGAGGGCCCTGAACCAGAGGCTGAGGAGTCAGACCTGGACAGTGGCAGTATCCACAGTGCTTCAGGCCGGCCTGATGGCCCTGTCCGCACCAAGAAACTAAAGAGAGGCCGgccaggaaggaaaaagaagaagggtAAGGGGTGCTTATTCTGTGTGAGTCTGTCATTCTGCCTTTTTCCCTCCttttgccatttttcttctttccaattttGACTTCTTACTCaactcttctgtgtgtgtgtgtgtgtgtgtgtgtgtgtctctctctctctccctccctccctcctccctggatacccttttttctctctcttgcttgtgctttctctctctctccccttgccTTCACTGGGGTATATGACAGTCCTGGGCTGTCCTGCAGTGGCCGGGGAGGAGGAGGTTGATGGCTACGAGACGGATCACCAGGATTACTGTGAGGTGTGCCAGCAGGGTGGGGAAATTATTCTGTGCGACACCTGCCCTCGTGCCTACCACCTCGTCTGCCTTGATCCTGAGCTTGACCGGGCTCCTGAGGGCAAATGGAGTTGCCCCCACTGTGTGAGTACCTCATGCCCCTAGGAACCCACCcacctctttttccttcttgttttcagTTATTCTTTTTCACCCCCAAATGCCTGGGCTCCTCAGTAATGGATGTCTCAGCATCCAGGATCCTAATTGGGTGCTTTCCCCCATCTCTTTGCCCCCATAGTCAAcatttttggaaattggggtgttcTATTCCTTAGTTTCCACCAGTCTTCTCTGCACTTCTAGGATTCAGGCATCCTGTTTTTGCCTCTATTCTCTAGTCTCACTCCTTAATCCTTTCCTTTATGTCTGTACTTGACCTTCTAGGAGAAGGAGGGGGTACAGTGGGAGGCcaaggaggaagatgaagaatatgaagaggagggagaggaggaaggggagaaggaggaagaggatgatcACATGGAGTACTGCCGTGTGTGCAAGGATGGTGGGGAGCTCCTGTGCTGTGACGCTTGCATATCCTCCTACCACATCCACTGCCTGAACCCTCCCCTGCCTGACATCCCCAATGGTGAATGGCTGTGTCCCCGATGCACAGTGAGTAGAACCACCTTCTTGGCATTTACCATGAGGCCTGACCCCTTTGTCCCTCTCTGGGGCCCAGATGTTTAGGTCTTCCTttctctgccccctccccttctGGCACCTTTCTTCTCCTAACAAGGGGttctttctgcctttcttctttctcatgtgTGTCCAACTTGAAGTGTCCAGTGCTGAAGGGTCGTGTGCAGAAGATCCTGCATTGGCGATGGGGGGAGCCACCTGTGGCAGTGCCAGCCCCTCAACAGGCAGATGGGAATCCAGATGTACCACCCCCCCGCCCTCTTCAAGGCAGATCTGAGCGAGAATTTTTTGTCAAGTGGGTAGGACTATCCTACTGGCACTGTTCCTGGGCCAAGGAGCTTCAGGTACAAGAGCCTTTCTTTTGCCCCTCTTCTGGGAccttgattattgccattctacTCTGGTCttccatttcctttgttttctttcattttaggcTTCTGTTCTCATATCTTTGCAACTTCCATGGTTTTCATAGGTTTCCagtcttctttctcttcattttcattaGCTTTCTTTCCTTAGAGATAAAATAGCCTTTCTTCActttatttaatttcatgttttatcAATCTCCacgattttgtgtgtgtgtgtgtgtgtgtgtgtgtgtgtgtgtgtgtgtgtgtgtgtgtgttggattcaaacccagggcctggcaaaggctaggcaagctctctacccctgagctatactaGCCCATCCACACTCTTAATAACCATATTCTCTGCCTGTGTTTTGCTCTTCCTGGCCCCACCCAGGCCCTGTCTTCTGACTATTCCAtctgttcattttatttgttctccTGCTTTGGCATTGGCTTTTTTTTGCTCATCTATTCTCTTTTAAAGTCATTCTCTTCTCCCAGCAGGCCTTTTCTCTGTCACCCTTCGTCCTCTCTGGATGTTGGAactatctcttctctttctctctgtgcaTCAGCTGGAAATCTTCCACTTGGTAATGTACCGAAACTACCAACGGAAGAACGACATGGATGAGCCTCCGCCCCTGGATTATGGCTCTGGTGAGGATGATGGGAAGAGTGACAAGCGCAAGGTGAAAGATCCACACTATGCAGAGATGGAGGAGAAGTACTATCGTTTCGGCATCAAGCCAGAGTGGATGACTGTCCATCGAATCATCAACCACAGGTGAGTCCTTGGTCTGTGGGAAGGCCAATCTGGGATATGATACTGTTCTTACTGTGGAGATGATCTTGTGTTAATGTCTGTTAATAGACTAAGTGACTGAATGAAACTTGATTACTCCTGCTAAAGCTCTAGCCTTCTGGCCTAGCTTCCTCTATGGGGTAGGAGAACCCAGGAGGAAAGTCCAGCCCAGCATTTGTCTTTGCTGTCACTAATTTCCCAATAGCATAAGAGATTCCCACATGGGTCTGGGAATGGGGGCAAGAAAATGAAACACGAGAAGCACAGTTCAtccagattctttttttcttcatagtatTTATTACTGCCTAATGTTATGTTATATATTCATTGCTGCCTTCCCAGTAGAATGTGAGCTCTCTGATAGGGtcatttgtctgttttgttcactgctggATCTAGTAcctggaacagtgcctggcacatagtagatgctcagtaaatactaATTGGAAGAATGAAGGTTGGAGGATTCTTCAGGAATATTTTGTGAAAGTTGATATTTACCTGCCATCCTAAAAGATTAGGATAGTACTTAAATCATTCTGAATTCCCTTCCTTTGGCCTGCCATTGAGGGTGAGGTGACAAATGCTTCATGTCTGTTGATACTTGTGTTTATCAGGACTTCTTGCTCTTTGtgattattttcttcctcctgttACACAGTGTGGATAAAAAAGGGAATTACCACTATCTTGTGAAATGGAGGGACTTGCCCTATGACCAGTCCACATGGGAAGAAGACGAAATGAACATTCCTGAATATGAAGACCATAAGCAAAGTTACTGGAGACATCGGTGAGGGAACCAGGTCATGGATTAGAGGGAGAGTAAGGATGGCACCTGAAAGCTAAATGAGGATGAAGTAGAGACACAGCCAAGCTAGAGTTTAGGGAAGTGGCCACCTGGGCTGGGTTGTTTGGGTGGGGTCAGAAAACAGCCAGTACAAGTAACAGAAATAAGATCTGTCCTGAGCAATAGGTAAGAAGTTGCTTGGGAGTGGAGAAGGTTAGCTTTCAGGGTGAAGTATAAAAAGTGATGGTATAGagactgggagaaaaaaatacaagaaaatctaGGTTACGAACAGTGGGTTCAGGAAAATGGGAGGGGTTTCAAGGACTAGGCCTCACTCAGACATATTCTTTTCCCAGAGAACTTATTATGGGGGAGGACCCTGCCCAACCCCGCAAgtataagaagaagaagaaggaactGCAGGGTGACGGGCCTCCCAATTCTCCTACTAATGATGTAAGTTCTCTTAGCTGGCCTTTCTCTTTTCTGGAGCCATGGTGATTGAAGTTTTTCATGGGACTCTTGACACAGCTTCCCAGGGTTTTAGCAACTTCTTTGAATAGTAGCTCTTCTCTCGGTGTTCAGCATTGTCTTGAGAGAGGCTAGGAATTTTGGCATAAGAGTGAGAGCTACTATAGATAGCAGCCCAGTAGGGCTCTTGTACCATCTAGCCTTTCCTCATGGTGCTGCTGCATGTTGTTTTAAGGAGTGAAGAGAGGAATTAAAGATTAGAACTTTGATAAGTTCAGGACATAACAGAGAGAATTATAATCCAACTTGATACTGGTgccagagagggaggggaagaccAAGACCAGAGGAGCCCTGACTATTCCCTTGAGCTTTCTGACTTCTTGACTCTACAGCCTACAGTGAAATATGAGACTCAGCCACGGTTTATCACAGCTACTGGAGGAACACTGCACATGTACCAGCTGGAAGGGCTGAATTGGCTACGTTTTTCATGGGCCCAGGGCACCGACACAATTCTGGCTGATGAGATGGGGCTGGGAAAGACCATTCAAACCATCGTCTTCCTCTACTCACTCTATAAGGAGGTGCTACATTCTAGGCCTCTAAGTGGGCAACTGGGCTAAGACCTAGTTTAgaatagggaagaggggtggaggATGGACTTACATAGCAGATAGCAGGTTGGGTTGTATACCCTGGAGCCTAGACTAATGTGCTCCCCACCCTTGACTCCTAGGGCCACACAAAAGGTCCCTTCCTGGTCAGTGCCCCACTTTCTACCATCATTAACTGGGAGCGGGAGTTCCAGATGTGGGCACCCAAGTTCTACGTGGTGACATACACGGGTGACAAGGACAGCCGGGCTATCATTCGTGAGAATGAGTTCTCTTTTGAGGACAATGCCATCAAAGGCGGCAAGAAAGCTTTTAAGATGAAGGTAAGCCCCTTTACCTCACATCTCTTATGACCCTCAGATCTGTCATTTCTATACCTCAACCAGTAATTTAGTTCCTGTATTctccatttgcatttctctatccTTTCTTCCACCTATTCTCATGCCTCTGACCCCCATGGATCTGTGTGCTGGACTGGTGGGTAAAAGTTTAGGGATCATATTCAGTGACCTCTGCTTGGGGTCCCAAGTTGGAGCACAGAATATCTGAGTAAAGAATGAGGGCTGGAGGTATAGGTGCATGGATATCAAGTGGCAGCTGAACATGCAGTGGTTGTGTTGGCAGAGGGAGGCACAGGTGAAATTCCACGTTCTCCTGACATCATATGAGCTGATCACCATTGATCAGGCAGCTCTTGGCTCCATCCGCTGGGCCTGTCTTGTGGTGGATGAAGCCCATCGACTCAAGAACAACCAGTCCAAGGTGAGTGAGAGTCCCAGACCTGAGAAATTTGAGACTGTGGATTCCAACTTGCCTTggtctttgaaaacaaaatgaaacaaataaaaaacaagttcTGGGAGGTAGAGTTCCTGGGAACTTCTCAGGGAAAGTCTTGCCTAGAGGAGGGAGAAGACTAAGGATTTGtcctctctgattttttttttcttttttctttttatgtcctCTGATTTTTGAGGGAAACAGGAGTTGGGGGAAGGGAACAGTCAATGTGGTGGATCAAACATTTGTCACTGATTAGCCTTTTCTCCTGCCTGTTTTTGCCccattttctagtttttcagGGTCCTCAATGGCTATAAGATAGATCACAAGTTGCTACTGACAGGAACCCCACTGCAGAATAATCTGGAGGAACTCTTTCATCTGCTAAACTTCCTCACCCCAGAGAGGTTTAAGTAAGTTGCTCACTAAGGGTAGTCTGCATAGAGAAAGCCACAGAGGCTCAGGAACTGGTAGAGAATGAATCTTGGATGGAGATTGGAGAATAAAGCCTGAGATTGGGGTCAAAGAATTTGACAGTTGTTCATTTCCTTATTTCCTCCTGTCTattagcaacttggaaggcttcctggaggagttCGCTGACATATCCAAAGAGGACCAGATTAAGAAACTGCATGATTTGCTGGGACCTCACATGTTGCGGAGGCTCAAAGCAGATGTCTTTAAGAACATGCCAGCCAAGACAGAACTCATCGTTCGAGTGGAGCTGAGCCCCATGCAGAAGTGAGACATAAAGCAGGCTACTGGGGGTTGGGGATTTGGTGGTAGCTTTCCAGGAGTTAATGACCAAATACAATATCATAATTGCTTCCTCTATATATCTCCTCTATGCCCCTGACCTGGTCTTTAGGAAATACTACAAATACATCCTGACTCGAAATTTTGAGGCCTTGAATTCACGAGGCGGTGGGAACCAAGTGTCACTGCTTAACATCATGATGGATCTTAAGAAGTGCTGCAATCACCCATACCTCTTTCCTGTGGCTGCTATGGTAGATACAAAGAGCAGGGAACTGATAAAATGGCTAATACTCTGAAAACCTGGGAGAGACCATATTGCATGAGGGTGGAACTAGACCAGAAGGCCAAAGAATTGATTCTTGAGGAGTAGGAATTTGAAAGGTGGGGTAGATTTGGGTTTCTGGCTTTCCAGGCACACTAAGGATAAGGAGGCATGTTTCCTGaccctttcttccttttgcttcctATTCAGGAGTCCCCAAAACTTCCCAGTGGGGCTTATGAGGGTGGAGCACTTATTAAATCATCAGGGAAGCTCATGTTACTGCAGAAGATGCTGCGGAAGCTGAAAGAACAAGGACACAGAGTGCTCATCTTCTCGCAGGTGACCCATCCCCTCTGTTCTGTTTCTGCTTTCTGTTCCTCCCTTCTAGCCAGACCTTAATTCTTGATGTCTTTTCTATGACTGCTATGGTGTGATGGATTAGGAGATTCTACCCATAAGAGTGCCTAGCACAGCTACTTCATTCCTGGCTTCTGGTCCATGTTCCTAAGGCTTTTGGAAGTTAGAGTCCAGCTCCTGTTTAGCTGGTTAGGGGCAGGGTGCGGTGGAGCCATCTGCCTCTAGGAGGCCTCTGGAACTAGTGCTATTTCCTAACCTTCTTGATAGGTGGGGTCAAGGAACAAAGACCTTTTAGAAGTCCTATGAAAGCTACACTTCTGCTCTCCAGAAAACTGCACATACAGTTATATCATTTTTGTACAGATTTTTAGAAATCTTATGAAccctgtgttttttttctttttttttggtaccagagattgaacccagggacattctaccactgagccacaccccagccctatttcgtattttatttagagacagggtctcattgagttgcttagcacctcactattgctgaggctggcttttaactcacaatcctcctgtctcagcctcctgagttgctgggattataggtgtgtgccaccacatccagctttaTGTACCCTTTTCTTAGGTCTCAGGGAACCTGTCTTAGTAGAAATGGTCTTTAATCAAGAGAATATGGCAAGAATGCAGAATAGTGAGCAGCTGGGAATAGGAGGAGGAAATACACTCGGTATGCTTAAGACAGGGCAGGAGTTCAGGTGTAAAGCTTGGGGTCAAATTTGAGTAAAGGGATAGTTTGAAGAGACTGGCCCATTCCACCGCCTTGGTATTTCAGACTCCTTCCTTTTCCCTTGCTGTAGATGACCAAAATGTTAGACTTGCTAGAAGACTTCTTAGACTACGAAGGCTACAAATATGAGCGCATTGATGGTGGTATCACTGGTGCCCTGAGGCAGGAAGCCATTGATCGATTCAATGGTAAGAGGGAGATCCCTTAGTTGCTGGTGGGTGTGTAAGGCCTGAGAAACCTGTGCCAGGTCCCTGGGACAAAAGGGGAGCTGGTACAGGGGGATATTGGACACTTAGGTTTTGAGTTGGAGTCATAGTCATTTGTAGTCAAGGAACATCTACAGCAGGTGGACAGAATACTGGGTACAGGAAAAACCTAGCCTCCTAATTCTCACCTCCTAGCTCCTGGGGCCCAACAGTTCTGCTTCCTCCTGTCTACCCGAGCTGGGGGCCTAGGCATCAATCTGGCGACTGCTGACACTGTTATCATCTTTGATTCTGACTGGAACCCCCACAATGACATCCAGGTGGGAACTTGCATCCTGGAGCCCCTGTGCCATTCAACAAGGAGATGT
This window of the Ictidomys tridecemlineatus isolate mIctTri1 chromosome 3, mIctTri1.hap1, whole genome shotgun sequence genome carries:
- the Chd3 gene encoding chromodomain-helicase-DNA-binding protein 3 isoform X3; protein product: MASPLRDEEEEEEEMVVSEEEEEEEEEGDEEEEEVEAADEDDEEEDDEGVLGRGPGHDRGRDRHSPPGCHLFPPPPPPPPLPPPPPPPPPDKDDIRLLPSALGVKKRKRGPKKQKENKPGKPRKRKKLDSEEEFGSERDEYREKSESGGSEYGTGPGRKRRRKHREKKEKKTKRRKKGEGDGGQKVEQKSSATLLLTWGLEDVEHVFSEEDYHTLTNYKAFSQFMRPLIAKKNPKIPMSKMMTILGAKWREFSANNPFKGSAAAVAAAAAAAAAAVAEQVSAAVSSATPIAPSGPPALPPPPAADIQPPPIRRAKTKEGKGPGHKRRSKSPRVPDGRKKLRGKKMAPLKIKLGLLGGKRKKGGSYVFQSDEGPEPEAEESDLDSGSIHSASGRPDGPVRTKKLKRGRPGRKKKKVLGCPAVAGEEEVDGYETDHQDYCEVCQQGGEIILCDTCPRAYHLVCLDPELDRAPEGKWSCPHCEKEGVQWEAKEEDEEYEEEGEEEGEKEEEDDHMEYCRVCKDGGELLCCDACISSYHIHCLNPPLPDIPNGEWLCPRCTCPVLKGRVQKILHWRWGEPPVAVPAPQQADGNPDVPPPRPLQGRSEREFFVKWVGLSYWHCSWAKELQLEIFHLVMYRNYQRKNDMDEPPPLDYGSGEDDGKSDKRKVKDPHYAEMEEKYYRFGIKPEWMTVHRIINHSVDKKGNYHYLVKWRDLPYDQSTWEEDEMNIPEYEDHKQSYWRHRELIMGEDPAQPRKYKKKKKELQGDGPPNSPTNDPTVKYETQPRFITATGGTLHMYQLEGLNWLRFSWAQGTDTILADEMGLGKTIQTIVFLYSLYKEGHTKGPFLVSAPLSTIINWEREFQMWAPKFYVVTYTGDKDSRAIIRENEFSFEDNAIKGGKKAFKMKREAQVKFHVLLTSYELITIDQAALGSIRWACLVVDEAHRLKNNQSKFFRVLNGYKIDHKLLLTGTPLQNNLEELFHLLNFLTPERFNNLEGFLEEFADISKEDQIKKLHDLLGPHMLRRLKADVFKNMPAKTELIVRVELSPMQKKYYKYILTRNFEALNSRGGGNQVSLLNIMMDLKKCCNHPYLFPVAAMESPKLPSGAYEGGALIKSSGKLMLLQKMLRKLKEQGHRVLIFSQMTKMLDLLEDFLDYEGYKYERIDGGITGALRQEAIDRFNAPGAQQFCFLLSTRAGGLGINLATADTVIIFDSDWNPHNDIQAFSRAHRIGQANKVMIYRFVTRASVEERITQVAKRKMMLTHLVVRPGLGSKAGSMSKQELDDILKFGTEELFKDENEGENKEEDSSVIHYDNEAIARLLDRNQDATEDTDVQNMNEYLSSFKVAQYVVREEDKIEEIEREIIKQEENVDPDYWEKLLRHHYEQQQEDLARNLGKGKRVRKQVNYNDAAQEDQDNQSEYSVGSEEEDEDFDERPEGRRQSKRQLRNEKDKPLPPLLARVGGNIEVLGFNTRQRKAFLNAVMRWGMPPQDAFTTQWLVRDLRGKTEKEFKAYVSLFMRHLCEPGADGSETFADGVPREGLSRQQVLTRIGVMSLVKKKVQEFEHINGRWSMPELMPDPSADSKRSSRASSPTKTSPTTPEASATNSPCTSKPATPAPSEKGDGIRTPLDKEEAGNQEEKPEKNSKIGEKMETETDAPSPAPSLGERLEPRKIPLEDEVPVPGEMEPEPGYRGDRDKSATESTPGERGEEKPLDGQEHRERPEGETGDLGKRAEDIKGDRELRPGPHEPRSNGRREEKVEKPRFMFNIADGGFTELHTLWQNEERAAISSGKLNEIWHRRHDYWLLAGIVLHGYARWQDIQNDAQFAIINEPFKTEANKGNFLEMKNKFLARRFKLLEQALVIEEQLRRAAYLNLSQEPAHPAMALHARFAEAECLAESHQHLSKESLAGNKPANAVLHKGKGRGGPARGRAHNAASEPAGGVAERHEGGCDPPASHAVPNTPHRSPPSDVRAQHPQPAGQQGHGASPHTGLPPGSLRHTSGVRGGLQRRTRRGPGCRRRQLQPDACRVLHHSRHQRPSSAGEEGEGNGGGTGVRRAGSEGAQSRGGDLYRRLTGSQACPSPRPRPRGRPPAQALGPAASSPSSPPLGPPLG